CTCGCTCCAAACCGCGATCGCCAGCTGTCTTGAGTACAGAATACAACAAAGCCTGTCCCAAACCTTGACGGTGATATTGAGGATGAACCGCCAAAATTGTAATATGTGCTTCCTCTAAAATTGACCAAAAACAACCCATTCCCAGCAACCCGGAGCTAGAAAAGGGAGAAAATAAACCTAGAAAATGACTATTGGGACTTTCCAACTCTCGAAGGTAGCCTTCCATAGTCCACCAACCATCGAAACAGGCTTTATCAAGTTCCAGCAACTCACTTAAATGCTCTACAGTCAAGGATTGAATTTTTAAGTCTAATAATTTCACAGGACTAGGGACTAGGGACTGGGGACTGGGAAGAGAGCAGGGGGAGCAGGGGAGCAGAGGAAGAATATATTTATCTTTTGCCTGTTCCCTGTTCCCTGTTCCCTTCTTTCCCAATTACCAATTAACAGCAAAGCTGTAAACTGAGAATCGGGAGCTTAACTCACGCCCGTAATTTTAACAAGGACAGATTTTATTAGCTATGGTATCGACTCACCCTGTCGGGGTTCAACCTTCTGGCAATCAATATTTATCTCCCAGAGGCAGTGGTACAACTGTTTCTCCTAATCAAGAACTCTTACCTTTGAGTGCCAGAGTTAATCGTCATGATTTCCTGGAAATCGGTGGGTGTGATGTCACAACGCTGGTTCAGCAGTTTGGTTCACCCTTATATATCTTAGATGAAGAAACTCTGCGGACAGCTTGCCAACAATACCGGGATACATTCAAACAATACTACAAAGGTGAATCTCAAGTATTGTACGCTTCTAAGGCATGGAATTGTTTAGCAGTTTGTGCGGTTGTTGCCTCAGAAGGTTTAGGAATAGATGTAGTATCGGGTGGTGAACTTTACACAGCCATCAATGCGGGTGTTAGTCCAGATAAGATATACCTGCACGGGAATAATAAATCTCGTGAGGAGCTAATTTTAGCTATTGAGTCAGGTTGTACCATAGTCGTGGACAACTGGTACGAATTACAAACTTTGGTGAACATTGTAGAGACATTCCATGGAACGTCTCTACAAAAAATCCGGATTATGCTGCGGTTAACTCCGGGGATCGAATGCCATACCCATGAATATATCCGCACCGGACATTTAGATAGTAAATTTGGTTTTGACCCCAATGATTTAGATGAGGTGTTTGCTTTTGTCAGCAAACAACCAGGTTTAAACTGTGTCGGTTTACACGCTCATATTGGTTCGCAAATTTTTGAACGTCAACCCCATCGTGATTTGGCTGCTGTGATGGTACAGTGGTTGCGAGATGCGGCAAAATATAATTTGGAATTGACCGAGTTAAATGTTGGTGGTGGTTTAGGAATTAAGTACACCGAATCAGACGATCCCCCAAGCATTGAAGAATGGTCAAAGGCGATTTGTGAAGTAGTACAAGAAGCTTGTACGGCTGAAAATTTGCCCTTACCTAAATTACTGTGTGAACCCGGGCGATCGCTAATTGCGACTGCTTGCGTTACCGCCTACACTATTGGTTCAGCTAAAGTCATTCCCGATATTCGTACTTATGTCACAATTGATGGGGGAATGTCTGATAATCCCCGCCCCATCACCTACCAATCGGTTTATCGTGCGGTAGTTGCTAATAAAATGTCCGCTTCCTTAACCCAAACAGTCACATTGGCGGGTAAACATTGTGAATCAGGAGATATTCTGATTAAAAATGCCCAACTGCCAAAAACTGAACCAGGCGATATTCTCGTAGTTATGGGAACTGGTGCATACAATTACAGTATGGCATCTAACTACAACCGCTTGCCCCGACCGGCAGCAGTTTTAGTGGCGAATAGCGAAGCAAATTTAATTTTGCAACGCGAAACTTATCAAGACATAATTCGACAAGATTGCCTACCAGAAAGACTTAAATAGTTAGTAGTCCTTAGTCTTTGGTCATTAGTCATCAGCTAAGAACCAATGACTAATGACAAATGACAAATGACAAATGACTATTAGAATCCAGATGTCATGAGAGATTGGTGGAAGCAATGGCTGACGACAAACATGGGATGGTCACAGTCCTTGCTGCTTGGGACTCTGGATATTCTGTTAGTGCTGGCGTTGACATACATGATCCTGGTGATTATTAGTGAACGCCGAACGCTGTGGATGGTACGAGGCTTTATACTGTTGATGCTGGCTTCAGCATTCAGTGGCACTTTAGGGCTACCTCTACTCAATTTCGTTCTGGAAAAGCTGGTAATTGGTTGTGCTGTAGCAATGGCTGTAGCACTCCAATCAGAGTTTCGCCGATTCTTGGAACAACTGGGACGGGGAGAGTTCCGGCAGTTATTTCAACCCAACCGCTTGGCAGTTCCTAAATCTGATAGCGTGATTGATGAAATTGTCGATGCTGTGAAAGAACTGTCAAAAAATCGGATTGGTGCTTTGCTGATTTTGGAAACTTCCGGTCCAATTGATGAGCGGGATTTTTCTGTACCTGGTGTAAAGTTAAATGCAGAGGTATCTAAGGAACTGATACAGACCATTTTTCAGCCCAAAACTTTATTGCATGATGGGGCAACTTTGATCCGTGGTTCGCGGATTGTCTCATCAGGTATAATTTTACCACTATCGGGACGCACAGCCTCGCGCCAGTTGGGTACACGCCATCGGGCAGCAATGGGAATTACTGAGCGGGTCGAAAATTGTATCTGCGTCGTTGTATCAGAAGAAACGGGTTCTATTTCCTTAGCGGAACGAGGAACTCTATATAGACCACTGACGATTAGAAAGTTAAAAGAGTCTTTAGAGGCTCGATTTTCGCCAACTGTAGATAGGGAAGCTGTAGCACCTGGTCTTTTCAGTTTAGGTCGTCAACTAGGTGGTCAGACACTAGCATTTGTTTTGCGTTTACTCAGATTACCATTGATCGCTTCTCGCCAAAAAAATAAGACCGAAAAATGACTACACAATCTACTGAACTGCAATATTTGCCTTCTGATTTAAAACGAGAATTACTTCCCCAGCACGTTGCGGTGATTATGGATGGCAATGGTCGATGGGCTAAACGTCAAGGTCTACCCAGAATTATGGGGCATCAGCGGGGAGTTGATGCCCTCAAAGATTTGCTGCGCTGTTGTAAGGATTGGGGCATTAAAGCCCTGACTGTTTACGCTTTTTCTACGGAGAATTGGAAAAGACCACAGAAAGAAGTGGATTTTGTAATGAGTCTGATCCAGGGTTTTCTACGTCAAGAACTCCGGGAAATGTTAGAGAAAAATGTACAGATTCAGTTTGTGGGTAATTTACAAGCTTTACCAACAGCAGTGCAAGAGGAAATTTCTCGCTCTATGGCAGCAACTAAAAATAATCGTAGTATTAAGTTTACAGTAGCTACAAATTATGGCGGTAGACAAGAAATTTTACAAGCTTGTCGAGTGATCGCTCAAAAGGTACAAGAAGGTATATTGAGACCAGATGAAATTTCTGAAGAATTATTTGAAAATCATTTATATACAGCAGGTACAGCAGACCCAGATTTACTCATCCGCACTAGTGGGGAAATGCGACTTTCTAATTTTCTCCTCTGGCAAATGGCCTATGGAGAAATTTATATTACTGATACTCTTTGGCCAGATTTTGACCGCAGGGAGTTTTACCGGGCTTTATGTGCCTACCAACAACGGGAACGTCGATTTGGGAAGGTTTAGTTGATAGCTGATAGTTATTAGTTTCTATTGACACTCCCCGACCTAAAGGTGCGGGGATTCTTGGTTCACAGACTCGCCATTAGAGGACAGGTTTACACCGTTACGGGTGATGCCTCCAGCACGCTGACGCGAACGGCAGTCGCTCATGGGGGAGACCCCCTACGTACCCGTCGCTGCCTCACCAATCGTCCAAGAGGGCAAATCTCCCCAAGCGTCAGTTCCCGTATGCCCTACGGTACTTAATCCTAATTTCAGGATATTGATACTGGCGTTCACATCTCTATCTTCTACAAACCCGCAATGAGTACAAATATGGGTTCTGGTTGATACCCTAAAACTTTTTAACACCCTCTAAGAGTTTTCTATGTATTCAATTTCTTTGATTTGGTGATATTTCCAGGACTTTGATAGCCTTTCTATTGCTTTCATCTCTGGTTCTCTTTCTAATTTATTCTCTTCTGTTTCTGGTTTTGTTTGCGCTATTTCTTCGATTTCTTTTTTATACTCTCCTTCTACACTCATTGAAGTCCCATCTAAATGAATACTATCCATTTCTATTTGGAATTTATTGGCTGCTTTTATGGCTATTGTTGTAAATATTCTGGTTGTTCCTATTTGATGATATTTGTCTAGTTCTCTTCCTAGTTTGTCATCGTTTAGGAGGTCTTATTATTAAATGGGAGCGCAAAGTCGAAAATAAAGGTAATGCTGTTTATTCGATTTAGCTGCACAACAGCTTAATCATGGCTACGACTCAACAACCACATTCTTATGTTAGAGTAAGTTAGATAATCTGTCAATCCAAAGAATGTGTCCCTCAGGCGTAAACGCCTTAATTGGCTTTCATCCCTTGCCTCAAGGACGGTCAAGTTTTTCCGCCACGCTCCAAAACTCAACCGTTCGGCTGACGCTCACGGAAGCCTCAAGGGTTTTCAGCCTTTTTTCTTATAACCTAATAACTAATGACTAATAACTAATGACTAAGGACCCGCAAAAACCGCTTGTTCTATGTCTTCCCGACTGAGAGAATATTTAAAAGAACGTTGGATATCTTGACCTTTTTCTCCCGCTTGAATATATCGGACTGTAATTTGCTCGGTATCTAACCACAGTTCTGCTTGCCAACTTGCTCTTTGCAATCGCCAACAATGTAGCTCAGTGTCATCTTGTTGACAACCTTGATCTTTTAGCCATTGTTCAATTTGTGGTAGTGGATGGTTATACAGCGGTGTGTCGGAGGGCAGAATAGACATAATAAATTCAAAATTCAAAATTCAAAATTATGAGTTTGTATCGGGTGTAGATGTTGGGAAATATGGGTTATTTGTTGTTGTGTATTCAGATGTGGGGAAAGTTGAGTTTGTAAACTGGGTTCACCACGAAGAACGGCGACAGCGATCGCTAGTAGTAAACAACCCACGAGGGTTAAGCCTAACACAAATAATACAAAGATTTCTCCAGAGGAAAGGGGGCGATCGCTCGCATCCAGATACATTGACCTTGAGAAATCATAGGGTTTATTCACAGGATGATTTAAATCCGTTGGTGCTTGAATTACCCCAAAGCGAGAATAGCCAATCTTTAAATCATAGCTTAAACGCCGTTCTGGATGACTGAGGGTGGCGTAAGCTTCGTTAATTTCCTGAAATTTGGTAGTAGCAACTGTAGCAGGTAATTCTGTTGTATCTGGATGATACTGTTTACTCAGTTCTCGATAAGCGCGACGGATATCAATCACCGATGCGGAAGGGTGTAGTCCTAGCAGGGCGTAATATGTATTTTCTGGCTTTAGCTGTGTCCCGTTTTGACTCACGGCTTTGATTCACTTTGCTCAAAAACGTTTTTTATATTTTAGATCCCTTGGGTAGTGAACCAACCCATAGTTTGGTTTGGAACCATTACATATCTCCGAGAAGCCGCTGCGCGTCTACGGTTTTTTTGTGCCTTTCTACTTATACTTGATTATGAGGATGTGAATTACACATTACACATCTGCAATTAATCTAGCTTTTCTCAAGAAAAATTGTAGTACTGTTTCTTCACGGGAAATGATGTCTACTCTACCTGCCATTCCCAATTGAATGCGACACAGATTTTTCCCTTTACCTAAAACCAGGCTTTCTGGTTCAATTGTCACCTCATAAAAAGCACCTGGTACAGCTGCTTTCGGACTTGTATTGGCATGAGGAGTAGATCCATTTGTGCCATTTGTTGGGGGTGTAATGGCATCTGGAGAAATCCCCTCGACCTTACCGTTGAGAGTACCATAATCTGGGTATGGGCAAGCACTAACCCGCATTTGAGTTTTTTGCCCAATTTTGAGCTTATTTTTATCTTCAGATGCTACTGCTGCTTTGACAATCTGTTTAGCATTACTGGGGACGATCTGCAAAATTTCCTCACCAGCACGCACAGTTTGACCAGGGTT
The genomic region above belongs to Anabaena sphaerica FACHB-251 and contains:
- the rimI gene encoding ribosomal protein S18-alanine N-acetyltransferase, whose translation is MKLLDLKIQSLTVEHLSELLELDKACFDGWWTMEGYLRELESPNSHFLGLFSPFSSSGLLGMGCFWSILEEAHITILAVHPQYHRQGLGQALLYSVLKTAGDRGLERATLEVRASNQGAISLYQKFGFKTAGRRPHYYKDNDEDALILWLSDLQQPNFLKNLDDWHSIISDRLQQSSWSLIINNS
- the lysA gene encoding diaminopimelate decarboxylase; protein product: MVSTHPVGVQPSGNQYLSPRGSGTTVSPNQELLPLSARVNRHDFLEIGGCDVTTLVQQFGSPLYILDEETLRTACQQYRDTFKQYYKGESQVLYASKAWNCLAVCAVVASEGLGIDVVSGGELYTAINAGVSPDKIYLHGNNKSREELILAIESGCTIVVDNWYELQTLVNIVETFHGTSLQKIRIMLRLTPGIECHTHEYIRTGHLDSKFGFDPNDLDEVFAFVSKQPGLNCVGLHAHIGSQIFERQPHRDLAAVMVQWLRDAAKYNLELTELNVGGGLGIKYTESDDPPSIEEWSKAICEVVQEACTAENLPLPKLLCEPGRSLIATACVTAYTIGSAKVIPDIRTYVTIDGGMSDNPRPITYQSVYRAVVANKMSASLTQTVTLAGKHCESGDILIKNAQLPKTEPGDILVVMGTGAYNYSMASNYNRLPRPAAVLVANSEANLILQRETYQDIIRQDCLPERLK
- the cdaA gene encoding diadenylate cyclase CdaA — encoded protein: MRDWWKQWLTTNMGWSQSLLLGTLDILLVLALTYMILVIISERRTLWMVRGFILLMLASAFSGTLGLPLLNFVLEKLVIGCAVAMAVALQSEFRRFLEQLGRGEFRQLFQPNRLAVPKSDSVIDEIVDAVKELSKNRIGALLILETSGPIDERDFSVPGVKLNAEVSKELIQTIFQPKTLLHDGATLIRGSRIVSSGIILPLSGRTASRQLGTRHRAAMGITERVENCICVVVSEETGSISLAERGTLYRPLTIRKLKESLEARFSPTVDREAVAPGLFSLGRQLGGQTLAFVLRLLRLPLIASRQKNKTEK
- a CDS encoding isoprenyl transferase, translated to MTTQSTELQYLPSDLKRELLPQHVAVIMDGNGRWAKRQGLPRIMGHQRGVDALKDLLRCCKDWGIKALTVYAFSTENWKRPQKEVDFVMSLIQGFLRQELREMLEKNVQIQFVGNLQALPTAVQEEISRSMAATKNNRSIKFTVATNYGGRQEILQACRVIAQKVQEGILRPDEISEELFENHLYTAGTADPDLLIRTSGEMRLSNFLLWQMAYGEIYITDTLWPDFDRREFYRALCAYQQRERRFGKV
- a CDS encoding DUF3143 domain-containing protein gives rise to the protein MSILPSDTPLYNHPLPQIEQWLKDQGCQQDDTELHCWRLQRASWQAELWLDTEQITVRYIQAGEKGQDIQRSFKYSLSREDIEQAVFAGP
- a CDS encoding DnaJ domain-containing protein, which encodes MSQNGTQLKPENTYYALLGLHPSASVIDIRRAYRELSKQYHPDTTELPATVATTKFQEINEAYATLSHPERRLSYDLKIGYSRFGVIQAPTDLNHPVNKPYDFSRSMYLDASDRPLSSGEIFVLFVLGLTLVGCLLLAIAVAVLRGEPSLQTQLSPHLNTQQQITHISQHLHPIQTHNFEF